A stretch of the Synechocystis sp. PCC 7338 genome encodes the following:
- the rre1 gene encoding two-component system response regulator Rre1, producing the protein MAEPISLLLVDDEPGVRESVQAFLEDSGDFKVDLAANATEAWDYLQHHLPALVISDIMMPQVDGYQFLQRLREDARFQSLPVVFLTARGMTGDRIQGYQTGCDAFLSKPFDPDELEAIIRNLLARQQASSDAGSESAKLQEIYQEIRALKEQIGQPSGIHTTPSPIKLDFTPREQSVLDLVSQGLMNKEIAAQLKTSVRNVEKYVSRLFTKTGTNSRTELVRFALQHGLTE; encoded by the coding sequence ATGGCAGAACCCATTTCCCTGTTGTTAGTTGATGATGAACCCGGTGTACGGGAATCCGTGCAGGCATTCCTAGAAGATAGTGGCGATTTTAAGGTGGACTTAGCAGCCAATGCCACGGAAGCTTGGGACTACCTCCAGCACCATTTGCCTGCTTTGGTAATTTCCGACATTATGATGCCCCAGGTGGATGGTTATCAGTTTTTGCAAAGGCTCCGGGAAGATGCCCGCTTCCAGTCCCTGCCGGTGGTGTTCCTCACGGCCCGGGGTATGACTGGCGATCGCATTCAGGGTTATCAAACTGGCTGTGATGCTTTTCTATCCAAACCCTTTGACCCCGATGAGTTGGAGGCGATCATCCGCAATTTGTTAGCCCGCCAACAGGCCAGTAGTGATGCGGGCAGTGAGTCGGCTAAGTTACAGGAAATTTACCAAGAAATCCGTGCCTTGAAGGAACAAATTGGCCAACCCAGCGGCATCCACACTACCCCGTCGCCGATCAAGCTGGATTTTACCCCCAGGGAACAGAGCGTTTTAGATTTGGTTTCCCAAGGCTTAATGAACAAGGAAATTGCGGCCCAGTTAAAGACCAGTGTCCGTAACGTGGAAAAGTATGTCAGTCGTTTATTCACCAAAACTGGGACTAATAGCCGCACTGAATTAGTTCGTTTTGCTCTGCAACACGGTCTGACAGAATAA
- a CDS encoding MgPME-cyclase complex family protein, which produces MATYYYALASQKFLLEEEPFEEVLKERRRDYAEKNKEIDFWQVIQPAFINTLELAEAKAKAPEKNVAIISTNKSFIVWVKLRLEYVLTGEFEAPSDTIPDPLASLG; this is translated from the coding sequence ATGGCTACCTATTATTACGCTTTGGCAAGTCAAAAATTTCTCCTGGAAGAGGAACCCTTTGAAGAGGTGCTGAAGGAACGGCGACGGGATTATGCTGAAAAAAATAAGGAAATTGACTTTTGGCAAGTCATTCAACCAGCCTTTATTAATACACTGGAACTGGCCGAAGCCAAGGCGAAAGCTCCTGAAAAAAATGTAGCGATTATTTCTACCAATAAGTCTTTTATTGTCTGGGTCAAACTGCGGTTGGAATATGTCCTCACCGGGGAATTTGAAGCTCCGTCTGATACCATTCCCGACCCCCTTGCCTCCCTGGGTTAA
- a CDS encoding Gfo/Idh/MocA family protein → MSENFAVATPVRVGIVGTGYAAQRRAEVFQGDRRSQLVSFWGNSEANTAKFADTFGVSPRQSWQELVNDPKIDLVLIATINQLHGAIAEAALQAGKHVVLEYPLALTYVMGKKLQQLAQEKGKLLHVEHIELLGGVHQAIRQNLGKIGEVFYARYSTIMGQNPAPQRWTYHHQQFGFPLVAALSRISRFTDLFGTVQQVNAQCRFWPQPNPDYFRACLATAYLQFDCGLKAEVIYGKGEVFHQNERTFTLHGNQGTLIFVGETGQFIQSQTATEITVGSRRGLFKQDTEAVLDYLTTGKSLYVDLDASLYALQVAELCAQACQNTVAN, encoded by the coding sequence ATGTCTGAAAATTTTGCTGTTGCTACACCGGTGCGGGTAGGAATTGTCGGTACTGGCTATGCGGCCCAACGCCGAGCAGAAGTTTTCCAAGGCGATCGCCGTAGTCAGTTGGTGAGCTTTTGGGGGAACAGTGAGGCCAATACGGCTAAATTTGCGGATACTTTTGGGGTTAGCCCCCGGCAATCTTGGCAAGAATTAGTTAATGACCCAAAGATAGATTTAGTGCTCATTGCGACCATTAACCAGCTCCACGGGGCGATCGCCGAGGCGGCCTTACAAGCAGGGAAACATGTGGTGTTGGAATATCCCCTGGCTCTGACCTATGTCATGGGCAAAAAACTACAACAGTTAGCCCAGGAAAAGGGGAAATTACTGCATGTGGAACATATTGAACTGTTGGGGGGAGTACACCAAGCCATTCGCCAGAACCTAGGCAAAATTGGTGAGGTTTTCTATGCCCGTTACAGCACCATCATGGGACAAAATCCCGCTCCCCAGCGCTGGACCTATCACCATCAACAATTTGGTTTTCCCCTGGTGGCGGCCTTGTCCCGCATCAGCCGGTTTACGGATTTATTCGGTACGGTGCAACAAGTTAATGCTCAATGCCGTTTTTGGCCCCAGCCTAATCCAGATTATTTTCGCGCCTGTTTAGCTACGGCCTATCTTCAGTTTGACTGTGGTTTAAAAGCAGAGGTTATCTACGGCAAGGGGGAAGTATTTCACCAGAATGAGCGGACTTTTACCCTCCACGGCAACCAAGGCACTTTAATTTTTGTGGGGGAAACGGGGCAGTTCATTCAGTCCCAAACGGCAACCGAGATTACCGTTGGTAGTCGTCGGGGACTATTTAAACAGGATACGGAAGCGGTGTTGGATTATTTAACTACTGGCAAGTCCCTTTATGTGGATTTAGATGCGAGTTTATACGCCTTGCAAGTGGCGGAGCTTTGTGCCCAAGCTTGCCAAAACACTGTGGCAAATTAA
- a CDS encoding HhoA/HhoB/HtrA family serine endopeptidase — translation MKYPTWLRRIGGYLLAFAVGTAFGIANLPHGVAAADNLAPASMVTAQASVPLTTESFVAAAVSRTGSAVVRIDTETVVTRRTDPILDDPFFQEFFGRSFPVPPRERRIAGQGSGFIIDNSGIILTNAHVVDGASKVVVTLRDGRTFDGQVRGTDEVTDLAVVKIEPQGSPLPMAPLGTSSNLQVGDWAIAVGNPVGLDNTVTLGIISTLGRSAAQAGIPDKRVEFIQTDAAINPGNSGGPLLNARGEVIGINTAIRADATGIGFAIPIDQAKAIQNTLAAGGTVPHPYIGVQMMNITVDQAQQNNRNPNSPFIIPEVNGILVMQVLPGTPAERAGIRRGDVIVAVDGTPISDGARLQRIVEQAGLNKALKLELLRGDRRLSLTVQTAQLRNPTS, via the coding sequence ATGAAATATCCCACCTGGTTACGCCGCATCGGCGGTTACTTATTGGCTTTTGCAGTGGGCACTGCTTTTGGTATCGCTAATCTGCCCCATGGGGTGGCGGCGGCGGACAACTTAGCCCCAGCTTCCATGGTCACAGCCCAGGCATCGGTTCCGCTGACAACAGAAAGTTTTGTGGCGGCGGCGGTGTCCCGCACAGGGTCGGCGGTAGTGCGTATCGACACGGAAACGGTGGTAACCCGTCGCACTGATCCCATTTTGGATGATCCGTTTTTCCAGGAATTTTTTGGTAGATCCTTCCCCGTGCCTCCCCGAGAAAGGCGCATTGCTGGGCAGGGTAGTGGCTTCATTATTGATAACAGCGGTATTATCCTCACCAACGCCCATGTGGTGGACGGTGCTAGTAAGGTAGTGGTGACCCTCCGGGACGGCCGCACCTTTGACGGTCAAGTGCGGGGCACCGATGAAGTAACAGATTTGGCGGTGGTGAAAATTGAGCCCCAGGGTTCTCCTCTGCCGATGGCGCCCTTAGGCACTTCCAGCAATCTGCAAGTGGGGGACTGGGCGATCGCCGTGGGCAATCCGGTGGGACTGGATAACACAGTTACCCTGGGAATTATTAGCACTCTCGGGCGATCGGCTGCCCAGGCGGGGATTCCTGATAAGCGGGTGGAATTTATCCAAACTGACGCCGCCATTAACCCTGGTAATTCCGGTGGCCCTTTGCTCAATGCCCGGGGAGAAGTGATTGGTATTAATACCGCCATCCGGGCTGATGCCACTGGGATTGGGTTTGCCATTCCCATTGATCAAGCTAAAGCGATCCAAAATACTCTCGCCGCCGGTGGTACGGTGCCCCATCCCTACATTGGGGTGCAAATGATGAATATCACGGTGGACCAAGCCCAGCAAAATAATCGTAATCCCAACTCCCCTTTCATTATTCCGGAAGTGAATGGCATTTTGGTAATGCAGGTACTGCCTGGAACCCCCGCTGAAAGAGCCGGTATCCGTCGGGGAGATGTAATTGTGGCGGTGGACGGTACTCCCATTAGCGATGGTGCCCGCCTCCAGCGCATAGTAGAACAAGCCGGTCTAAACAAAGCTCTCAAACTTGAACTGCTCCGGGGCGATCGCCGTCTAAGCCTAACCGTACAAACTGCCCAACTTCGTAATCCCACCAGTTAA
- a CDS encoding transglutaminase domain-containing protein has protein sequence MAPHRSQTHSVRRYQKVKPRQSSKGSLVMGMVLLGLVGGAMWYFSPSGGSKSLPPVNLGAIADKLPQGINPKTLVVTQRVENPIAGNTASFSGDGGERLDNLARTIVYQGNSVKELAALISPLANNDWEKARLAYSWITQNIVYDVPMAETRNIDDLRPETVLARGETICSGYSNLYQALAKELGLDVVIIEGFAKGGDVIVGDDPDVNHAWNGVSIDGQWYLLDTTWGAGIVSNGKFEAKFNPNYFATPPEQLIVSHFPRETQWQLLPQPYDRQTFDQLPALTPRFFRDQIALVSHPQNDIVAGGDLEVTLRTGNDVQVVAQLMNNNGQPLDKQYTLSQSQRGQVTVNAAFPQPGEYKLLILSKNSQEETYYQAIVYDVTAQGSGQPFPSTYGTFSEMQVRLISPLGRTLPQNQASYFQIQVPGAETVVLVDQDRRELIPLNRTGDIFTGSEIIRFDNVTVAAQFPGSNQFWSLVEYE, from the coding sequence GTGGCTCCTCACCGTTCCCAAACCCACTCCGTTCGCCGTTATCAGAAAGTTAAGCCCCGTCAATCTTCTAAGGGCAGTTTGGTGATGGGAATGGTACTGCTGGGTTTGGTGGGGGGAGCCATGTGGTATTTCAGCCCCAGCGGTGGTTCCAAAAGTTTGCCGCCCGTTAACCTGGGGGCGATCGCCGATAAGTTGCCCCAGGGTATCAACCCCAAAACCCTTGTGGTAACCCAACGGGTGGAGAATCCCATTGCTGGTAATACCGCATCTTTTTCTGGGGATGGGGGGGAAAGATTAGATAATTTGGCTCGTACAATTGTTTACCAAGGTAATTCCGTTAAAGAATTGGCTGCCTTAATCAGTCCCTTGGCCAACAATGACTGGGAAAAAGCCCGCTTAGCCTATAGCTGGATTACCCAAAATATTGTCTACGACGTGCCCATGGCCGAAACCCGCAACATTGATGACCTCCGACCGGAGACGGTGCTTGCTCGGGGGGAAACCATCTGCTCTGGCTACTCCAATTTGTATCAGGCCCTGGCTAAGGAATTGGGGCTAGACGTGGTAATTATTGAAGGCTTTGCCAAAGGGGGAGATGTGATTGTGGGGGATGACCCCGACGTTAACCATGCTTGGAATGGGGTCAGCATTGACGGCCAATGGTATTTACTTGATACCACCTGGGGAGCAGGCATTGTTAGCAATGGTAAGTTTGAGGCTAAATTTAACCCCAACTATTTTGCGACGCCGCCGGAACAGTTAATTGTTAGTCACTTTCCCCGGGAGACCCAATGGCAATTACTGCCCCAACCCTACGATCGCCAAACATTTGATCAGTTACCAGCCCTCACCCCTAGATTTTTCCGGGATCAAATAGCATTAGTTAGTCATCCCCAAAATGACATCGTAGCCGGTGGGGATTTGGAAGTAACCCTCCGCACAGGGAACGATGTACAAGTGGTGGCCCAATTGATGAATAACAACGGTCAGCCTCTGGATAAGCAATATACCCTCAGCCAAAGTCAGCGGGGGCAAGTAACGGTCAATGCCGCCTTTCCCCAACCGGGGGAATATAAGTTATTAATCCTGAGCAAAAACTCCCAGGAAGAAACCTATTACCAGGCGATCGTCTATGATGTGACAGCCCAGGGATCAGGACAACCATTTCCGAGCACCTATGGTACCTTCAGCGAAATGCAAGTAAGGCTAATTTCCCCCCTGGGGCGGACTTTACCTCAAAACCAGGCCAGCTATTTCCAAATTCAGGTGCCGGGGGCAGAAACAGTGGTATTGGTGGACCAAGATCGACGGGAACTAATTCCCCTCAACCGCACAGGGGATATTTTTACCGGCTCGGAGATCATTCGCTTTGATAACGTAACCGTAGCGGCCCAATTTCCCGGCAGTAACCAGTTTTGGAGCTTAGTGGAATACGAATAG
- a CDS encoding addiction module protein: protein MNSHPLLKVEISQLSIAERIQLAEDLWDSILDCDDKLFLTDAQKQELDSRLANYQQDTTTGSSWDEVRQRLGISQ, encoded by the coding sequence ATGAACAGTCATCCCCTCCTCAAAGTCGAAATTTCTCAACTCAGCATCGCTGAGCGCATTCAACTTGCGGAAGACCTCTGGGACAGCATTCTGGATTGTGACGATAAGTTATTTTTGACGGATGCTCAAAAGCAAGAGCTTGATAGCAGATTGGCAAACTATCAACAGGACACGACCACTGGATCAAGTTGGGATGAAGTGAGACAAAGACTTGGTATTTCTCAATGA
- the msrB gene encoding peptide-methionine (R)-S-oxide reductase MsrB yields MKRRYLLEVGTASLGGIWLSQYLGSAQSKQQQPLPMTKTQETFPITKTDAEWQAQLSPEAYKVLRKHGTERAGSSPLDKNYKAGIYECAGCGTPMFTSETKFDSGTGWPSFYQPIEGAVGYTTDRSFFMTRTEVHCSQCGGHLGHVFDDGPQPTGKRYCMNGVSLKFVGA; encoded by the coding sequence ATGAAAAGACGTTACCTTTTAGAAGTGGGCACCGCTTCCCTAGGGGGCATCTGGCTCTCTCAGTATTTAGGATCCGCCCAGTCGAAACAACAGCAACCTCTACCCATGACTAAGACTCAAGAAACCTTCCCCATCACCAAAACCGATGCCGAGTGGCAAGCCCAGTTGAGCCCGGAAGCTTACAAAGTGTTGCGTAAACATGGCACCGAACGGGCCGGCAGTAGTCCCCTGGACAAAAACTACAAAGCCGGTATTTATGAGTGTGCGGGTTGCGGCACCCCCATGTTTACCTCGGAAACTAAATTTGACTCTGGTACGGGCTGGCCCAGTTTTTACCAACCCATTGAAGGGGCAGTGGGCTACACCACCGACCGCTCCTTTTTTATGACCCGCACCGAAGTCCATTGCAGTCAGTGCGGCGGCCATCTAGGCCACGTTTTTGACGATGGCCCCCAACCCACCGGCAAGCGCTATTGTATGAACGGTGTTTCCCTCAAATTTGTCGGAGCTTAA